Proteins from one Bartonella sp. HY328 genomic window:
- a CDS encoding class I SAM-dependent methyltransferase, which yields MVQNSNLLPFLPFENAALTFNKNGAYVSFGFTQSPPIEWQNQLDNIQTWRPSFLRLQHSGFNCQIGLTDGKLYDGGFLMLSKHKLYNQQLFLQLLKVVKPQGTIIICGDKNLGVQSMRKWVSQFFDIDGNLAKYHGQCFWFTRPDTISYQQIEPTQSNALTFDNQFTTEPGMFSHGKIDPGSQLLIDVIPSDIRGQVADFGAGWGFIAARLLQKFAKISQLDLFEADYHALEAAKNNLAAIAASRNVTYNWYDLLTEKPENSYDWIISNPPFHEGRSSDSSIGQNFIAKAFDALKPKGQLMLVANRQLPYERLLSEKFHTVEKRVEQQGFKVIYARK from the coding sequence ATGGTACAAAACAGCAATTTATTACCATTTTTGCCTTTTGAAAATGCTGCTCTCACTTTTAATAAAAATGGGGCCTATGTTAGTTTTGGATTTACCCAAAGCCCACCAATTGAATGGCAAAATCAATTAGATAATATTCAAACGTGGCGGCCTAGTTTTTTAAGGTTACAGCATAGTGGTTTTAATTGCCAGATTGGTTTAACGGATGGAAAGCTTTATGATGGCGGATTTTTAATGCTGTCGAAGCATAAGCTGTATAATCAACAGCTATTTTTGCAATTGCTAAAAGTTGTAAAACCGCAAGGAACGATCATTATTTGTGGTGATAAAAACCTTGGTGTGCAATCGATGCGTAAATGGGTTAGCCAATTTTTTGACATTGATGGTAATTTAGCAAAATATCATGGACAGTGTTTCTGGTTTACCCGTCCAGATACCATATCTTATCAGCAAATCGAACCAACTCAATCCAACGCCTTAACCTTTGATAATCAATTTACCACAGAGCCCGGCATGTTCTCGCATGGTAAGATTGACCCTGGTTCGCAATTATTGATAGATGTAATACCTAGCGACATAAGAGGCCAAGTTGCTGATTTTGGCGCGGGATGGGGATTTATTGCTGCCCGCTTGCTTCAAAAATTTGCCAAAATTTCACAACTGGATTTGTTTGAAGCCGACTATCACGCCTTGGAAGCTGCCAAAAATAATCTTGCTGCAATCGCTGCGTCCCGTAATGTAACCTATAATTGGTATGATCTACTCACAGAAAAACCTGAAAATTCATACGATTGGATTATCAGTAATCCGCCATTTCATGAAGGTCGCTCGAGTGATAGCAGTATTGGGCAAAATTTCATTGCCAAAGCCTTTGATGCTTTAAAACCAAAAGGGCAATTAATGCTGGTTGCAAATCGACAACTACCTTATGAAAGATTACTTAGTGAAAAATTTCACACGGTAGAAAAGCGTGTTGAACAACAAGGTTTTAAAGTAATTTATGCCCGCAAATAA